Within Sporosarcina sp. PTS2304, the genomic segment TTTTTATTCCGTACAGAGCCTTCAAAGAGTGAAGGAGAACTAACAAAACTTAGAGCCGCCATCGTCTGTGAGCCTTCTCTTGTAAAGTTTTCCAATGAATTGAACTTTGGAAACTACATTCTCCTGGGAAAAGGTGAAGAATTAACAGGTGGCAGAATGCGTCCGGCATTACTAGCTGACGTTTTTGAAGCTTATATTGGTGCGCTCTATCTAGATCAAGGGATGGAAGTAGTCGAAGAGTTTCTAAACCGAATCGTTTTTCCGAAAATCAGTATCGGTGCTTTTTCGCATGTGACAGATTATAAAAGCCGCTTGCAAGAATTAGTGCAACAGAAGAATAATGGACCTCTTCAATACGAAGTGATTGAAGAAAAAGGTCCTGCACATGCGAAAAAGTTTGTTACCGTAGTTAATCTCAATGATCAGCCACTCGGTAAAGGAATTGGAAAGTCTAAAAAAGAAGCCGAACAGGAAGCTGCGCGTCAAGCGATTGAACAGTTACAAGCGCAGACAACTGAAGGGGAGAATTAATTGTGTTTTTGAAAAGGCTGGAAATTACAGGTTTTAAGTCGTTCGCGGAAAAAATTCAGATCGATTTCGTTCCCGGCGTGACAGCGATTGTCGGTCCTAATGGCAGCGGGAAAAGTAATATTATCGATGCAATCCGTTGGGTATTAGGTGAACAATCTGCTAAATCATTGCGCGGCAGTAAAATGGAAGACGTTATTTTTGCCGGAAGTGATTCGCGGAAGGCAGTTAATTTTGCGGAAGTCACTTTAATACTTGATAACACACAAAGTCTGTTCCCTCTTGACTATACGGAAATCAGCGTCAGTCGAAGGGTATTCCGATCGGGAGAAAGTGTTTATTTATTGAATGGGCAAGCTTGCAGATTGAAAGATATCACGTCTATGTTCATGGATTCAGGGTTAGGAAAAGAAGCATTTTCTATCATATCTCAAGGGAAAGTCGATGAGATACTGAATAGCCGCGCAGAAGAACGAAGAAATGTGTTTGATGAAGCAGCAGGTGTATTGAAATATAAAACACATAAGCAACAAGCGGAGCACAAACTTTTTGAAACGACTGATAATTTAGATCGTGTATTGGATATTCTAAAAGAAATCGATGACCGTTTGGAGCCTTTAGAGAAAGAGGCAGCTACTGCTCGTCAGGCTTCTGCACTGCAAACCGAATTACGTGAGGCAGATGTCCGTTTACTCCACTACGACGCATCCATGTTCCAATTGCAAATTATAGAGAAGTCGGAAGCAGTCACAGCGGATGAGAAGGAAATGGCTAGATTGGACACTCAGCTGTCTAGTCAGGAACGTACATTGGACAATGATAAACAACAGTTACGCAAGATGGAAATACAACTAGATAATTTGCAAAATCAGCTAGTGTCCAAATCAGCAGAGGTTGAAAAATGGGAAGGCAGACGTTTATTATCCCAGGAAAAAAGCCGTAACACTACACAACAATTGGTTCGAATTCAAGAAGAGTTGGAAACAGCAGAAACATTACAAAAAACTGCACAAGAAAAGTTGCAAACCTTACAAAAAAATTATCAGCAAGTGAAGAAAGAATCAGCAGATACGGCAAATGAGATCAAACATGTGATGAGTATGCTAAGTAGTTCCGTGAAAGAAACGGAACAACAAATTGAACATTTGAAAGCCGTCTATATTGAAAAATTGAATGAGGAAGCTACATTACGAAGTGAAGTAAAGCATGTGGAAGAGCGATTAGTCGGAGAAAAGTCCTCTACAGAGAAGATTACTATTCAAACTGCCTTGCTTTTAGAACGTATGGAGCAGTTGACGAAAGAACAACAACAAAAAAAGAAACGACAAGTAGCCGTCTACGAACAAGTAAAGGAAGTTGAAACGTCAATTTCTACATGTGTGAAGACAGTAAAAGAGGCGGAACAAAAACTAACCGCACAACAGCAGTTTCTTCAACAAGCCTTGCGTAAACAATCAGAGATGCAAGGTAGGATTCGTGCGCTTGAAAGTT encodes:
- the rnc gene encoding ribonuclease III; translation: MKNKKPTRESSSFATLPPVVREKFKALQQQLGVRFHNENLLFNAFTHSSYVNEHRRKKFSDNERLEFLGDAVLELGVSKFLFRTEPSKSEGELTKLRAAIVCEPSLVKFSNELNFGNYILLGKGEELTGGRMRPALLADVFEAYIGALYLDQGMEVVEEFLNRIVFPKISIGAFSHVTDYKSRLQELVQQKNNGPLQYEVIEEKGPAHAKKFVTVVNLNDQPLGKGIGKSKKEAEQEAARQAIEQLQAQTTEGEN